A genomic segment from Mercenaria mercenaria strain notata unplaced genomic scaffold, MADL_Memer_1 contig_4377, whole genome shotgun sequence encodes:
- the LOC128553838 gene encoding uncharacterized protein LOC128553838: MPPATHHCQPPPQLPLPSPPPPPPLPLPATTTTRHHHHPPPPPSSPDTRHHHYRHPPPPSATMLTTATRHHHRHPPPPPLTANTTITTATRCSHGHPPPTNCHPPSPPPHPPQTCFPNYLFD, encoded by the coding sequence ATGCCACCCGCCACCCACCACTGCCAACCGCCACCGCAACTTCCACTGCCatctccaccaccaccaccaccactgcCGCTAcccgccaccaccaccacccgCCATCACCACCACCCGCCACCACCACCGTCATCACCCGACACCCGCCACCACCACTACCGACACCCGCCACCGCCATCCGCCACCATGCTCACCACCGCCACCCGCCATCACCACCGCCACCCGCCACCACCACCGCTGACCGCCAACACAACCATCACCACCGCCACACGCTGCAGCCATGGCCACCCGCCACCCACCAACTGCCACCCGCCATCGCCACCGCCGCATCCCCCGCAAACCTGTTTTCCTAATTATCTGTTTGATTAA